The proteins below are encoded in one region of Silene latifolia isolate original U9 population chromosome 2, ASM4854445v1, whole genome shotgun sequence:
- the LOC141642016 gene encoding uncharacterized protein LOC141642016 produces the protein MESKRDQTEVKPASSTVTPSPTPTSCRKKKKDDATFLEDVKDHIDEFIHASMDEHKSCFTKTIQKMFRMSKVVEQRTSEQQEVESILPLQTTISK, from the exons ATGGAATCCAAGAGGGACCAAACAGAAGTTAAACCGGCATCATCAACTGTTACTCCGTCTCCAACGCCAACTTCATGTCGAAAAAAGAAGAAGGATGATGCAACTTTCCTAGAGGATGTAAAGGACCATATCGACGAGTTCATACACGCTTCCATGGATGAACACAAGTCCTGCTTTACTAAGACCATTCAGAAG ATGTTTAGAATGTCGAAAGTAGTGGAGCAGAGGACTTCTGAGCAGCAGGAAGTAGAGAGTATTCTGCCTCTTCAGACAACAATCTCAAAATAA
- the LOC141642019 gene encoding putative nucleoredoxin 1-2 isoform X4, which translates to MSGTRIVEHSNRKMSCPRNKKFSHWFPSSSGRLTYFIEMEKPLSDDSLDDSSDESSEEESPPKFKKKKPLSSTTDVMKGGHLDVVSFLSNNGPPMTVSQLCNKHIGLYLCYDGDFMERLNEVHKKCLAMKQELEIVLVSLPMSDDPITFNRNLLEALKLFNITSWFLFPFEGNRMVCRRLWRVFGQHMEYDKLVILPPCNSSQPGEIEARGIIYNFGMNTYPFTASKLIEQRYNALKSLNPVSWFIDSRQKKRTCLVSNYIDAYVCTSKLDGKKLLLYLDSFQFDVDDGEFCCLLMEHYHEIKASGCEVVFVPLDKEYVPIREQHPDIAEMPWPIMPVQTAVKASVVAQLILRGDDDKDGLSSRLIAVGEDGKILSKRANVKLMEEGVTESLFADTLYQEVVHDLTCLKPHAYRES; encoded by the exons ATGTCAGGTACAAGAATTGTTGAACATTCGAATCGAAAGATGTCATGTCCAAGGAACAAGAAGTTTTCGCACTGGTTTCCTTCTTCTTCTGGCCGTCTAACGTATTTCATAGAGATGGAGAAGCCTTTGTCAGATGATTCTTTAGATGATTCTTCAGATGAAAGTTCAGAGGAAGAATCGCCTCCGAAGTTCAAAAAAAAGAAACCTTTGTCATCAACAACAGATGTTATGAAAGGCGGGCATTTGGATGTGGTATCCTTTTTGTCGAATAATG GTCCACCCATGACAGTGTCACAGCTCTGCAACAAACACATTGGGTTGTACCTATGCTATGACGGGGATTTCATGGAGAGACTAAACGAGGTCCATAAGAAATGCCTAGCAATGAAGCAGGAGCTAGAGATAGTGCTAGTAAGCCTACCTATGTCCGATGACCCAATAACGTTTAATCGAAATCTCCTTGAAGCCTTAAAGCTTTTCAATATTACGTCGTGGTTTCTTTTTCCCTTTGAAGGCAACAGGATGGTCTGCCGCAGGCTGTGGCGAGTTTTTGGTCAGCACATGGAGTATGATAAGCTAGTAATTCTGCCACCTTGTAATAGTAGCCAGCCTGGTGAGATCGAGGCAAGAGGTATTATCTATAATTTTGGAATGAATACATATCCCTTCACCGCAAGCAAACTCATTGAGCAAAGGTACAATGCGCTCAAGTCACTCAACCCAGTTTCATGGTTTATAGACAGTAGGCAAAAGAAGCGCACTTGTTTGGTCAGCAATTATATTGACGCTTATGTATGTACGTCTAAGCTTGATGGCAAGAAGTTGCTCCTATATCTTGACTCGTTTCAGTTTGATGTTGACGATGGTGAGTTCTGTTGTCTGCTCATGGAACATTACCATGAAATTAAGGCGAGTGGCTGTGAAGTTGTGTTTGTTCCCTTAGATAAGGAATATGTACCTATACGTGAGCAGCATCCTGATATTGCCGAGATGCCATGGCCGATTATGCCTGTACAAACTGCTGTTAAGGCTTCTGTGGTTGCGCAACTGATCTTGAGAGGTGACGATGATAAGGACGGTTTAAGCAGTCGACTCATTGCGGTTGGGGAAGATGGCAAAATTCTATCGAAACGGGCTAACGTCAAACTAATGGAAGAAGGGGTCACTGAATCTCTGTTTGCTGATACTCTGTACCAAGAAGTGGTTCATGACCTAACTTGCCTCAAGCCTCATGCTTACCGGGAAAGCtaa
- the LOC141642018 gene encoding putative nucleoredoxin 1-2, with product MPSKRIVQHLNRKPRVKFCPWFPYPTGILSHVILKKKQEMNIIIKQSIYQNPEESSKYKKQKYLSTEISARDKSEIVEIMKGGHLDVVSFLSNNGKTTHLVRSNGETVGLDVVRNKHVLICCLKLPVNYCSFGSWFCRSLIDAYTELRRDLFEIVLVADMESDFHLREGVFDAFFSAFECLAVPFSDFDTRHFICSSIGFKSTIGTILVGPEGDILQHHDAYKHFYSYGSGWYPFTDSCVESLETSDVILRIRVDPLYGKRERVSPRAESIIDSSHDQLLQPPSLYADILLCDPSLVLKRVDPAAGPPMTVSQLCNKHIGLYLCCDGDFMDILNEVHKQCLAMKQELEIVLVCLPIFEDPIAYRRDLLEALKLFNITSWFLFPYEDNRKVCRRLWRLFVQYLQHDKLVILPPCNISQPGEIEARGIIDQFGMNTYPFTATKIIEQRYNALRSLNPGSWFIDCRQKKRTCLVRNDSESYVRKSKVDGKKLLLYLDWLQFHIDKGEFCWLLMAHYPEIKASGCEVVFVPLNSKYIPVHEQHPGIDAMPWPIMPVEDAVKACVVAQLILPGDDDRDGITSRLVAVGEDGKILSKRANAKLMEEGVTESLFADTLYQEVVDDLTLLNPHVYR from the coding sequence ATGCCAAGTAAAAGAATTGTTCAACATTTGAATCGAAAGCCAAGGGTGAAGTTTTGCCCGTGGTTTCCTTACCCAACTGGCATTCTATCTCATGTCATCCTCAAGAAGAAGCAAGAAATGAATATCATAATCAAACAATCTATTTATCAGAATCCAGAGGAATCCTCAAAATACAAAAAACAGAAATATTTGTCAACAGAAATATCAGCACGTGATAAAAGTGAAATTGTCGAGATTATGAAAGGCGGGCATTTGGATGTGGTATCCTTTTTGTCAAATAATGGTAAAACAACTCACTTGGTACGCTCTAATGGCGAAACTGTTGGATTGGACGTTGTTCGTAATAAACACGTACTAATCTGCTGTCTTAAGCTGCCTGTCAATTATTGTTCCTTTGGCTCTTGGTTTTGCCGTTCTCTGATAGATGCATATACTGAGTTACGTCGAGATTTATTTGAGATTGTTTTGGTGGCTGATATGGAATCTGATTTTCATCTCAGGGAAGGCGTTTTTGACGCTTTCTTTTCTGCATTCGAGTGCCTAGCAGTACCTTTCTCTGACTTTGACACTCGTCATTTTATATGCTCCTCTATCGGCTTCAAGTCTACTATTGGGACCATTTTGGTTGGTCCAGAAGGGGATATTTTGCAGCATCACGACGCTTATAAGCATTTTTATTCCTATGGGTCTGGATGGTATCCCTTTACTGACTCCTGTGTAGAGAGCCTTGAAACATCTGATGTTATCTTGAGAATTAGGGTGGATCCTTTATATGGGAAGAGGGAAAGAGTGTCTCCCCGAGCTGAGTCTATAATAGACTCGTCTCATGATCAACTGCTGCAGCCTCCATCCCTCTACGCTGATATTCTTCTCTGTGACCCGTCCCTCGTTCTGAAAAGAGTCGATCCTGCTGCCGGTCCACCCATGACAGTGTCACAGCTATGCAACAAGCACATTGGGTTGTACCTGTGTTGTGACGGGGATTTCATGGATATTCTAAACGAGGTCCATAAGCAATGCCTAGCAATGAAGCAAGAGCTGGAGATAGTGCTGGTATGCCTACCTATTTTCGAGGACCCAATAGCGTATCGTCGAGACCTCCTTGAAGCCCTGAAGCTTTTCAATATCACATCTTGGTTTCTTTTTCCCTACGAAGACAACAGGAAGGTCTGCCGCAGGCTGTGGAGATTATTTGTCCAGTACCTGCAGCATGATAAGCTAGTAATTCTGCCACCTTGTAATATCAGCCAGCCTGGTGAGATCGAGGCAAGAGGTATTATCGATCAATTTGGAATGAATACATATCCCTTCACCGCTACCAAAATCATTGAGCAAAGGTACAATGCGCTCAGGTCACTCaacccaggttcatggtttatAGACTGTAGGCAAAAGAAGCGCACTTGTTTGGTCCGTAATGACAGTGAATCTTATGTACGCAAGTCTAAGGTTGATGGCAAGAAGTTGCTCCTATATCTTGACTGGCTTCAGTTTCATATCGACAAGGGTGAGTTCTGCTGGCTGCTCATGGCGCATTACCCTGAAATTAAGGCTAGTGGCTGTGAGGTTGTGTTTGTTCCGTTAAATTCAAAATATATACCTGTACATGAGCAGCATCCTGGCATTGATGCGATGCCATGGCCGATTATGCCCGTCGAAGATGCTGTTAAAGCTTGTGTGGTTGCGCAACTGATCTTGCCAGGCGACGATGATAGAGACGGTATAACCAGTCGACTCGTTGCGGTTGGGGAAGATGGCAAAATTCTTTCGAAACGGGCTAACGCCAAACTAATGGAAGAAGGGGTCACTGAATCTCTTTTTGCTGATACTCTCTACCAAGAAGTAGTTGACGACCTAACCCTCCTTAACCCTCATGTTTACCGCTAG
- the LOC141642019 gene encoding putative nucleoredoxin 1-2 isoform X3 has translation MSGTRIVEHSNRKMSCPRNKKFSHWFPSSSGRLTYFIEMEKPLSDDSLDDSSDESSEEESPPKFKKKKPLSSTTDVMKGGHLDVVSFLSNNGKTTHLDDILGIRLDPLYRKRNRVSPQAESIIDSSHDQLPQPPSLYADILLCEPSLVLKRVDPAAGPPMTVSQLCNKHIGLYLCYDGDFMERLNEVHKKCLAMKQELEIVLVSLPMSDDPITFNRNLLEALKLFNITSWFLFPFEGNRMVCRRLWRVFGQHMEYDKLVILPPCNSSQPGEIEARGIIYNFGMNTYPFTASKLIEQRYNALKSLNPVSWFIDSRQKKRTCLVSNYIDAYVCTSKLDGKKLLLYLDSFQFDVDDGEFCCLLMEHYHEIKASGCEVVFVPLDKEYVPIREQHPDIAEMPWPIMPVQTAVKASVVAQLILRGDDDKDGLSSRLIAVGEDGKILSKRANVKLMEEGVTESLFADTLYQEVVHDLTCLKPHAYRES, from the exons ATGTCAGGTACAAGAATTGTTGAACATTCGAATCGAAAGATGTCATGTCCAAGGAACAAGAAGTTTTCGCACTGGTTTCCTTCTTCTTCTGGCCGTCTAACGTATTTCATAGAGATGGAGAAGCCTTTGTCAGATGATTCTTTAGATGATTCTTCAGATGAAAGTTCAGAGGAAGAATCGCCTCCGAAGTTCAAAAAAAAGAAACCTTTGTCATCAACAACAGATGTTATGAAAGGCGGGCATTTGGATGTGGTATCCTTTTTGTCGAATAATGGTAAAACAACTCACTTG GACGATATCTTGGGAATTAGGTTGGATCCTCTGTATCGAAAGAGAAATAGAGTGTCTCCTCAAGCTGAGTCTATAATAGACTCGTCTCATGATCAACTGCCGCAGCCTCCATCCCTCTACGCTGATATTCTTCTCTGTGAGCCATCCCTCGTTCTAAAAAGAGTCGATCCTGCTGCAGGTCCACCCATGACAGTGTCACAGCTCTGCAACAAACACATTGGGTTGTACCTATGCTATGACGGGGATTTCATGGAGAGACTAAACGAGGTCCATAAGAAATGCCTAGCAATGAAGCAGGAGCTAGAGATAGTGCTAGTAAGCCTACCTATGTCCGATGACCCAATAACGTTTAATCGAAATCTCCTTGAAGCCTTAAAGCTTTTCAATATTACGTCGTGGTTTCTTTTTCCCTTTGAAGGCAACAGGATGGTCTGCCGCAGGCTGTGGCGAGTTTTTGGTCAGCACATGGAGTATGATAAGCTAGTAATTCTGCCACCTTGTAATAGTAGCCAGCCTGGTGAGATCGAGGCAAGAGGTATTATCTATAATTTTGGAATGAATACATATCCCTTCACCGCAAGCAAACTCATTGAGCAAAGGTACAATGCGCTCAAGTCACTCAACCCAGTTTCATGGTTTATAGACAGTAGGCAAAAGAAGCGCACTTGTTTGGTCAGCAATTATATTGACGCTTATGTATGTACGTCTAAGCTTGATGGCAAGAAGTTGCTCCTATATCTTGACTCGTTTCAGTTTGATGTTGACGATGGTGAGTTCTGTTGTCTGCTCATGGAACATTACCATGAAATTAAGGCGAGTGGCTGTGAAGTTGTGTTTGTTCCCTTAGATAAGGAATATGTACCTATACGTGAGCAGCATCCTGATATTGCCGAGATGCCATGGCCGATTATGCCTGTACAAACTGCTGTTAAGGCTTCTGTGGTTGCGCAACTGATCTTGAGAGGTGACGATGATAAGGACGGTTTAAGCAGTCGACTCATTGCGGTTGGGGAAGATGGCAAAATTCTATCGAAACGGGCTAACGTCAAACTAATGGAAGAAGGGGTCACTGAATCTCTGTTTGCTGATACTCTGTACCAAGAAGTGGTTCATGACCTAACTTGCCTCAAGCCTCATGCTTACCGGGAAAGCtaa
- the LOC141642019 gene encoding putative nucleoredoxin 1-2 isoform X2, whose translation MSCPRNKKFSHWFPSSSGRLTYFIEMEKPLSDDSLDDSSDESSEEESPPKFKKKKPLSSTTDVMKGGHLDVVSFLSNNGKTTHLVRSNGETAKIDVVRGKYVLICCLKLPVHLASYDYSVCRSLIDAYSELRRDLFEIVLVADMAPRFHLRKDVFDFFFSAFKCLAVPFSEFDTRHFICSSIGFDFSLGAILVGPEGNILQHHDACDYFYSYGSEWYSFTDAYLNRLKTQDDILGIRLDPLYRKRNRVSPQAESIIDSSHDQLPQPPSLYADILLCEPSLVLKRVDPAAGPPMTVSQLCNKHIGLYLCYDGDFMERLNEVHKKCLAMKQELEIVLVSLPMSDDPITFNRNLLEALKLFNITSWFLFPFEGNRMVCRRLWRVFGQHMEYDKLVILPPCNSSQPGEIEARGIIYNFGMNTYPFTASKLIEQRYNALKSLNPVSWFIDSRQKKRTCLVSNYIDAYVCTSKLDGKKLLLYLDSFQFDVDDGEFCCLLMEHYHEIKASGCEVVFVPLDKEYVPIREQHPDIAEMPWPIMPVQTAVKASVVAQLILRGDDDKDGLSSRLIAVGEDGKILSKRANVKLMEEGVTESLFADTLYQEVVHDLTCLKPHAYRES comes from the coding sequence ATGTCATGTCCAAGGAACAAGAAGTTTTCGCACTGGTTTCCTTCTTCTTCTGGCCGTCTAACGTATTTCATAGAGATGGAGAAGCCTTTGTCAGATGATTCTTTAGATGATTCTTCAGATGAAAGTTCAGAGGAAGAATCGCCTCCGAAGTTCAAAAAAAAGAAACCTTTGTCATCAACAACAGATGTTATGAAAGGCGGGCATTTGGATGTGGTATCCTTTTTGTCGAATAATGGTAAAACAACTCACTTGGTACGCTCTAATGGCGAAACTGCTAAAATTGACGTTGTTCGTGGTAAATATGTACTAATCTGCTGTCTTAAGCTGCCTGTCCACCTTGCTTCCTATGACTATTCAGTTTGCCGTTCCTTGATAGATGCATATTCTGAGTTACGTCGAGATTTATTTGAAATTGTTTTAGTGGCTGACATGGCACCTCGTTTTCATCTTCGTAaagatgtttttgattttttctttTCTGCATTCAAGTGTCTGGCAGTGCCCTTCTCTGAATTTGACACTCGTCATTTTATATGCTCCTCTATCGGTTTCGATTTCAGTCTTGGAGCCATTTTGGTTGGTCCGGAAGGGAATATTTTGCAGCATCATGACGCTTGTGATTATTTTTATTCCTATGGGTCGGAATGGTATTCCTTTACTGATGCTTATCTGAACCGCCTTAAAACACAGGACGATATCTTGGGAATTAGGTTGGATCCTCTGTATCGAAAGAGAAATAGAGTGTCTCCTCAAGCTGAGTCTATAATAGACTCGTCTCATGATCAACTGCCGCAGCCTCCATCCCTCTACGCTGATATTCTTCTCTGTGAGCCATCCCTCGTTCTAAAAAGAGTCGATCCTGCTGCAGGTCCACCCATGACAGTGTCACAGCTCTGCAACAAACACATTGGGTTGTACCTATGCTATGACGGGGATTTCATGGAGAGACTAAACGAGGTCCATAAGAAATGCCTAGCAATGAAGCAGGAGCTAGAGATAGTGCTAGTAAGCCTACCTATGTCCGATGACCCAATAACGTTTAATCGAAATCTCCTTGAAGCCTTAAAGCTTTTCAATATTACGTCGTGGTTTCTTTTTCCCTTTGAAGGCAACAGGATGGTCTGCCGCAGGCTGTGGCGAGTTTTTGGTCAGCACATGGAGTATGATAAGCTAGTAATTCTGCCACCTTGTAATAGTAGCCAGCCTGGTGAGATCGAGGCAAGAGGTATTATCTATAATTTTGGAATGAATACATATCCCTTCACCGCAAGCAAACTCATTGAGCAAAGGTACAATGCGCTCAAGTCACTCAACCCAGTTTCATGGTTTATAGACAGTAGGCAAAAGAAGCGCACTTGTTTGGTCAGCAATTATATTGACGCTTATGTATGTACGTCTAAGCTTGATGGCAAGAAGTTGCTCCTATATCTTGACTCGTTTCAGTTTGATGTTGACGATGGTGAGTTCTGTTGTCTGCTCATGGAACATTACCATGAAATTAAGGCGAGTGGCTGTGAAGTTGTGTTTGTTCCCTTAGATAAGGAATATGTACCTATACGTGAGCAGCATCCTGATATTGCCGAGATGCCATGGCCGATTATGCCTGTACAAACTGCTGTTAAGGCTTCTGTGGTTGCGCAACTGATCTTGAGAGGTGACGATGATAAGGACGGTTTAAGCAGTCGACTCATTGCGGTTGGGGAAGATGGCAAAATTCTATCGAAACGGGCTAACGTCAAACTAATGGAAGAAGGGGTCACTGAATCTCTGTTTGCTGATACTCTGTACCAAGAAGTGGTTCATGACCTAACTTGCCTCAAGCCTCATGCTTACCGGGAAAGCtaa
- the LOC141627189 gene encoding putative nucleoredoxin 1-2, giving the protein MSKFSKWFPSPCGILLEAIDDKKEQLRFKHESSDEEFSAEESSDEEFSADESSDEEFSADEESSSDESLPLIENLTEIDESDDGKLKGTNLDVVPFLSNNGKTTHLVRNNDQTVKIEVVRGKYLLICCVNLPVKCYSNDYDICRSLIDSYPKLHGNLFEIVLVANMKPSFNLRKDVFDAFFSAFQCLAVPFSEFDTRNSISSFIGLNPGRDIIETVLVDPTGCILQHRKASDYFLTFGSEWYPFTDDFVELLETQDDILRMRLDPFYQKRESVSPKAEAIVDSYNQQPPPLSLHADILLCDCCLVLHRVDPDAGPSMTVSQLSEKYIGLYLCYDGEYIHTLNKVHKECVALNQELEVLIIGLPLDDDPISYHKNLLELLKLNEITSWFLFPLEENRMVYRRLSRVFGSEEEDRLIILPPYNSGQPGEIEARALIAQFGRNTYPFTATKVVEQRYNALKSLNPILWFRDSRKKKRTCLIRNDSNSYVRKSTLVDKKLLLYLDSLRLPDDGEFCYLLMKNYDEIKASGCEVVFVPLDEEDVYLHEQNDAIPEMPWPIMPVQAAVDASVIKQLLPRGHDDRSNRLLIAFDEDGKILSKQASCKLKEEGVTESLFADTLYQELVDDLIHLQPHEYE; this is encoded by the coding sequence ATGAGTAAGTTTTCCAAATGGTTTCCTTCTCCTTGTGGCATTCTTTTGGAAGCCATAGACGATAAGAAGGAACAATTGAGATTCAAACACGAATCTTCAGACGAGGAATTTTCAGCAGAGGAATCTTCAGACGAGGAATTTTCAGCAGATGAATCTTCAGACGAGGAATTTTCAGCAGACGAGGAATCTTCTTCAGATGAATCGTTGCCACTCATCGAGAATTTAACAGAAATTGATGAATCAGACGACGGAAAACTGAAAGGCACGAATTTAGATGTCGTACCCTTTTTGTCAAATAATGGTAAAACGACTCACTTGGTACGAAATAATGATCAAACTGTTAAAATCGAAGTAGTTCGTGGTAAATACCTACTAATCTGCTGTGTTAACCTTCCTGTCAAGTGTTATTCCAACGATTACGACATTTGTCGTTCCCTGATAGATTCATACCCTAAATTACATGGAAATTTATTCGAGATTGTTTTAGTCGCTAATATGAAACCTAGTTTTAATCTTCGCAAAGACGTTTTTGACGCGTTCTTTTCAGCATTCCAGTGTCTTGCAGTACCCTTCTCTGAATTTGACACTCGTAATTCTATAAGCTCTTTTATCGGCCTCAACCCTGGTCGTGATATTATTGAAACCGTTTTGGTTGATCCCACGGGATGTATTCTGCAGCATCGTAAAGCGTCTGATTATTTTCTTACCTTTGGGTCTGAATGGTATCCCTTTACTGACGATTTTGTGGAGCTCCTCGAAACACAAGACGATATCTTGAGAATGAGGTTGGATCCTTTTTATCAGAAAAGGGAAAGCGTGTCTCCCAAAGCTGAAGCTATTGTGGACTCGTATAATCAACAACCACCGCCTCTGTCCCTCCACGCTGACATTCTTCTGTGCGACTGTTGTCTCGTTCTCCACAGAGTCGATCCTGATGCCGGTCCATCCATGACCGTGTCACAGCTCAGCGAGAAGTACATCGGGTTGTACCTATGCTATGACGGGGAATACATACACACATTAAACAAGGTTCATAAGGAATGCGTCGCATTGAATCAAGAGCTCGAGGTTCTGATAATAGGCCTACCTCTTGACGATGACCCAATATCGTACCATAAAAACCTCCTTGAACTCCTAAAGCTTAACGAAATTACGTCGTGGTTTCTATTTCCCTTGGAAGAAAACAGAATGGTCTACCGCAGACTGTCGCGAGTATTTGGTAGTGAAGAGGAAGATAGGCTAATTATTTTGCCACCTTATAATAGCGGACAGCCTGGTGAGATCGAGGCAAGAGCCTTGATCGCTCAATTTGGAAGGAATACGTATCCTTTCACCGCAACCAAAGTTGTTGAGCAAAGGTACAATGCGCTCAAGTCGCTCAACCCAATTTTGTGGTTTAGAGATAGCAGGAAAAAGAAGCGGACTTGTTTGATCCGCAATGACAGTAACTCTTATGTACGTAAGTCTACGCTTGTTGACAAGAAGTTGCTCCTATACCTCGACTCGCTTCGACTACCTGACGATGGTGAGTTCTGCTATCTGCTAATGaagaattacgatgaaataaaggCGAGTGGGTGTGAAGTTGTGTTTGTTCCGTTAGATGAGGAAGATGTTTATTTACATGAGCAGAATGATGCTATTCCTGAGATGCCATGGCCGATTATGCCCGTCCAAGCTGCTGTTGATGCTAGTGTGATTAAGCAACTGTTACCGCGAGGCCATGATGACAGGTCAAACCGTCTACTGATTGCGTTTGATGAAGATGGCAAAATTCTTTCGAAACAGGCTTCctgcaaactaaaggaggaagGGGTCACTGAATCTCTATTTGCTGATACTCTCTACCAAGAATTAGTTGACGACCTAATTCACCTTCAACCTCATGAATATGAATGA
- the LOC141642019 gene encoding putative nucleoredoxin 1-2 isoform X1: protein MSGTRIVEHSNRKMSCPRNKKFSHWFPSSSGRLTYFIEMEKPLSDDSLDDSSDESSEEESPPKFKKKKPLSSTTDVMKGGHLDVVSFLSNNGKTTHLVRSNGETAKIDVVRGKYVLICCLKLPVHLASYDYSVCRSLIDAYSELRRDLFEIVLVADMAPRFHLRKDVFDFFFSAFKCLAVPFSEFDTRHFICSSIGFDFSLGAILVGPEGNILQHHDACDYFYSYGSEWYSFTDAYLNRLKTQDDILGIRLDPLYRKRNRVSPQAESIIDSSHDQLPQPPSLYADILLCEPSLVLKRVDPAAGPPMTVSQLCNKHIGLYLCYDGDFMERLNEVHKKCLAMKQELEIVLVSLPMSDDPITFNRNLLEALKLFNITSWFLFPFEGNRMVCRRLWRVFGQHMEYDKLVILPPCNSSQPGEIEARGIIYNFGMNTYPFTASKLIEQRYNALKSLNPVSWFIDSRQKKRTCLVSNYIDAYVCTSKLDGKKLLLYLDSFQFDVDDGEFCCLLMEHYHEIKASGCEVVFVPLDKEYVPIREQHPDIAEMPWPIMPVQTAVKASVVAQLILRGDDDKDGLSSRLIAVGEDGKILSKRANVKLMEEGVTESLFADTLYQEVVHDLTCLKPHAYRES, encoded by the coding sequence ATGTCAGGTACAAGAATTGTTGAACATTCGAATCGAAAGATGTCATGTCCAAGGAACAAGAAGTTTTCGCACTGGTTTCCTTCTTCTTCTGGCCGTCTAACGTATTTCATAGAGATGGAGAAGCCTTTGTCAGATGATTCTTTAGATGATTCTTCAGATGAAAGTTCAGAGGAAGAATCGCCTCCGAAGTTCAAAAAAAAGAAACCTTTGTCATCAACAACAGATGTTATGAAAGGCGGGCATTTGGATGTGGTATCCTTTTTGTCGAATAATGGTAAAACAACTCACTTGGTACGCTCTAATGGCGAAACTGCTAAAATTGACGTTGTTCGTGGTAAATATGTACTAATCTGCTGTCTTAAGCTGCCTGTCCACCTTGCTTCCTATGACTATTCAGTTTGCCGTTCCTTGATAGATGCATATTCTGAGTTACGTCGAGATTTATTTGAAATTGTTTTAGTGGCTGACATGGCACCTCGTTTTCATCTTCGTAaagatgtttttgattttttctttTCTGCATTCAAGTGTCTGGCAGTGCCCTTCTCTGAATTTGACACTCGTCATTTTATATGCTCCTCTATCGGTTTCGATTTCAGTCTTGGAGCCATTTTGGTTGGTCCGGAAGGGAATATTTTGCAGCATCATGACGCTTGTGATTATTTTTATTCCTATGGGTCGGAATGGTATTCCTTTACTGATGCTTATCTGAACCGCCTTAAAACACAGGACGATATCTTGGGAATTAGGTTGGATCCTCTGTATCGAAAGAGAAATAGAGTGTCTCCTCAAGCTGAGTCTATAATAGACTCGTCTCATGATCAACTGCCGCAGCCTCCATCCCTCTACGCTGATATTCTTCTCTGTGAGCCATCCCTCGTTCTAAAAAGAGTCGATCCTGCTGCAGGTCCACCCATGACAGTGTCACAGCTCTGCAACAAACACATTGGGTTGTACCTATGCTATGACGGGGATTTCATGGAGAGACTAAACGAGGTCCATAAGAAATGCCTAGCAATGAAGCAGGAGCTAGAGATAGTGCTAGTAAGCCTACCTATGTCCGATGACCCAATAACGTTTAATCGAAATCTCCTTGAAGCCTTAAAGCTTTTCAATATTACGTCGTGGTTTCTTTTTCCCTTTGAAGGCAACAGGATGGTCTGCCGCAGGCTGTGGCGAGTTTTTGGTCAGCACATGGAGTATGATAAGCTAGTAATTCTGCCACCTTGTAATAGTAGCCAGCCTGGTGAGATCGAGGCAAGAGGTATTATCTATAATTTTGGAATGAATACATATCCCTTCACCGCAAGCAAACTCATTGAGCAAAGGTACAATGCGCTCAAGTCACTCAACCCAGTTTCATGGTTTATAGACAGTAGGCAAAAGAAGCGCACTTGTTTGGTCAGCAATTATATTGACGCTTATGTATGTACGTCTAAGCTTGATGGCAAGAAGTTGCTCCTATATCTTGACTCGTTTCAGTTTGATGTTGACGATGGTGAGTTCTGTTGTCTGCTCATGGAACATTACCATGAAATTAAGGCGAGTGGCTGTGAAGTTGTGTTTGTTCCCTTAGATAAGGAATATGTACCTATACGTGAGCAGCATCCTGATATTGCCGAGATGCCATGGCCGATTATGCCTGTACAAACTGCTGTTAAGGCTTCTGTGGTTGCGCAACTGATCTTGAGAGGTGACGATGATAAGGACGGTTTAAGCAGTCGACTCATTGCGGTTGGGGAAGATGGCAAAATTCTATCGAAACGGGCTAACGTCAAACTAATGGAAGAAGGGGTCACTGAATCTCTGTTTGCTGATACTCTGTACCAAGAAGTGGTTCATGACCTAACTTGCCTCAAGCCTCATGCTTACCGGGAAAGCtaa